A window of Sagittula sp. P11 genomic DNA:
CTGAAGCGCGCGCCATGCCAGCTTGCCGTGGCCGATCTCGCGACGGCCCGGGGAGCCCACGCGGCCCACTTCACCGACCGAGTACGGCGGGAAGTTGTAGTGCAGCAGGAAGTTGGACTTGTAGGTACCCTGCAGCGCGTCGATCATCTGCTCGTCGTCGCCGGTGCCCAGCGTGGTCACGACCAGCGCCTGCGTTTCGCCACGGGTGAACAGGGCCGAACCGTGGGTCCGCGGCAGGATGCCGGTTTCCGACACGATGGAGCGGACCTGGTCCAGTGCACGACCGTCGATGCGGCGCTTGTTGACGACCACGTCGGAACGCAGAACCTGGGATTCCAGCTTCTTCAGCGCCGAGCCGAGGTTGGAGTCGGCCAGTTGTTCTTCGGTCAGACCGGCCTTGATCTCTTCCTTGACGGCGGCAACAGCGGCAACGCGCTCCTGCTTGTCGGAGATCGCATAGGCGGCCTTCATCTTCTCTTCGCCCGCCGCTTTCACGACGTCGAACAGAGCCGAGTAATCCGGCGGGGTGAAGTCGAACGGCTCTTTTGCCGCGTCTTCGGCCAGGTCGATGATCAGGTCGATGACCGGCTGGATCTGCTCGTGCGCGAACATCACGGCGCCCAGCATCTCATCCTCGGTCAGTTCGTAGGCCTCGGACTCCACCATCATGACGGCGTCCTTGGTGCCCGCAACCACGAGGTCGAGGCGCTGCTCCGGGTTGTCACGCAGCAGGTGCATGTCGTCGACGGTCGGGTTCAGCACGTAGGAGCCGTCCTCGTAACCCACGCGGGCACCGGCGATCGGACCCATGAAGGGCGCGCCGGAGATCGTCAGGGCCGCGGAGGCCGCGATCATCGCGACGATGTCGGGATCGTTGACGAGGTCATGGCTCAGCACGGTGCACATCACCAGCACTTCGTTCTTGAAGCCGGGCACGAACAGCGGACGGATCGGACGGTCGATCAGGCGCGCGGTCAGCGTTTCCTTTTCGGTCGGACGCGCCTCGCGCTTGAAGAAGCCGCCCGGGATCTTGCCGGCGGCGTAGTATTTTTCCTGGTAGTGGACGGTCAGCGGGAAGAAGTCCTGCCCTTCCTTCTGCGTCTTGGCAAAGGTCACGTTGGCCATGACCGACGTTTCGCCCAGGGTGGCGATCACGGTGCCGTCTGCCTGGCGCGCAACCTTGCCGGTTTCCAGTGTCAGCGTCTCTTCGCCCCACTGGAGTGTCTTTTTCACTTCTTTGAACATCATCGTATCCTGTCTGGAGGCACTCCCGAGCCCTCTCGGGTCCTCCGATTGAATGGCGGCCCCATTGCCGCCGACCCCTCTCATCGTTTCATGCGCCGGGGTCAGTGCGTCACGTCTCAGATGCAGGGGCCATACAGGAAAAGGCGGGCCGTGGAAACCCGCTTTGAGCGGCACAAAACCAACTGTGAATAGAGGCCGCTCGCGAAGTATCGGGGCCTGCGCGCGGCCCGCTGTGAAGCGGCCTGCAAAGCCGTCCCTGCCGGGCGCGGCGCCTGTCTGCAGAGCGCCATTGACACCGCCCGCCACGCCCGCAACCCTTGCGCCGACCCGACGCCGGAGCCGCCATGTTCACCAAGTCTGCCCTCGCCTACGAAGCCCTGCCCCTGCCCGCCCGCGATGCCATGTCCGACGCGCAGATGCGGCACGCCGCGGACCTGTTCCTGGCCGCCATGCAGACCCGGCACACGGTGCGCGACTTCTCCCCCCGTCCGGTGCCGCGGGACCTGATCGAGACCTGCATCCGCACCGTAGGCTCGGCCCCCTCTGGCGCCAATCACCAGCCCTGGCACTTCGTGGCCGTCGCGAACCCGGACCTCAAGCGCCGCATACGGGCCGCCGCCGAGGAGGAAGAGGCCCGCTTCTACGAGGGTGCCGCAGGCGACGAATGGCTGTCTGCGCTAGAACCCATCGGCACCGGCCCCACGAAACCGCATCTCGAGGACGCGCCGTGGCTGATCGTGATCTTCGCCCAACGCTACGGGCTGTTCGACGACGGCACGCGGTACAAGAACTACTACGTCCCGGAAAGCACAGGCATCGCCGCCGGTTTCCTGATTGCCGCGCTGCACCAGGCCGGGCTCGCCTGCCTGCCGCATACGCCCAACCCGATGAAATTCCTCACACAACTTCTGGGCCGACCGGAAAGCGAGAAACCGATCATGATCCTCGCCTGCGGCCATCCCGCCGCCGATGCGACCATCCCCCGCGCCGCGACGATCAAGAAGCCGCTTTCGGAAATCCTCACCATCGCCGAATGAACCACCCAAGCGCCGGATGACGCACGGGACACGCCCGTCCCACAAATGCGCCGGCCTGACGGTTTTGCGCCTGCGCATGCTGGCGGGCATGCTATGGACGGGAAAAATTCAGTATTTTCCGGACAGTGACCATGAACATTCTCCAGATCGCATCGCTTCTGATCGTCCTTGCCGCCGTCTTCGGCACGGTCAACTACTTCATCCTGAAGCTGCCCTCCGCCATCGGCATCCTGGTCGTGGCGCTGCTGACGTCCATGGGCGCGCTTCTGCTGGACAGGCTGGTCCCCAGCTTCACGCTGGCCGACGACATACGAACCATCGTCACGAACATCGACTTTTCCGACGCCCTGCTCGAAGGGATGCTGGGCCTGCTGCTCTTCGCCGGCGCGCTGCACGTCAAGCTGTCCGATCTGAAGGACGTCTGGGCAACCGTGCTGCTGATGGCCACGGCAGGCGTCGCCCTGTCGACCGGGGTCATCGGCCTTGGCTTTCACTGGCTGACCGGCGCGCCGATCCTCGTGGCGCTGGTCTTCGGCGCGCTGATCTCGCCCACCGATCCGGTTGCGGTCATGGGCGTCCTGAAAGAGGCCAAACTCCCCAAGTCCCTTGAAACGCAGGTCGCGGGCGAAAGCCTGTTCAACGACGGCGTGGGCTACGTGGTCTACCTCGTGCTGATCGGGCTCGCCTTTCCGGCAGCCGCGGCACATGGCGCACAGGGCGGCGCAGAGACCTCCCCCGCGCTCGACGCGCTGCGGCTCTTTGCACAGGAGGCGCTTGGCGGCGCGGCGCTTGGCCTCGTGCTGGGCTGGCTGACCTTCCGCGTGATGCGCCACATCGACGACTACTCGCTCGAGGTGCTCATGACCCTCGCGCTCGCCTTCGGCGGTTACGAACTGGCCATCGCGCTGCATGTCTCCGCCCCCATCGCCGCCGTCTGCGCCGGGCTGCTGATCGGCGACATCGGGGCCAAGCACGGCATGTCGGACCTGACGCGCGAATACGTCGAGAAGTTCTGGGTACTCGTCGACGAGATCCTGAACGCCGTGCTCTTCATGCTGATCGGCGTTGAGATCTTTGCCGTCCAACTCAACATGGACGCGCTGGTGACCGGCGTGTTCTGCATCGCGCTGGCCCTGCTGGGGCGAACGGTGGCCGTGGTCGTGCCGATCCTGATGCTGAAACCCTTCCAGACCTTCGCGCCCGGCGTCATGCCGATCATGACCTGGGGCGGCCTGAAGGGCGGCATCTCCGTCGCCCTCGCGCTGTCCCTGCCCGAAAGCGAATGGAAGTCGCTCATTCTGACCGTCACCTACGTAATCGTCGTCTTCTCGATCATCGTTCAGGGCCTGACCGTCGGCAAACTGGCAAACCGTGTCGGGCGGGAACCCGATCTGGTCTGAGGCAACATCACCCTGACATAAACTGACAGGGCCCCGGGCTAGCGTGGAGACATCCAGAAAAAGGACTGATCCATGCTTACCCTCTACCATTCGCCGATGTCCCGCTCCTCGCGCATCGTTACCCTGATCGAGGAACTCGGCGCCCAAGACGCCGTCACCGTGCGCACCGTCGGCATCACCCGCGCCGACGGATCGGGCGGCCCCGATGCCGGCAACCCGCATCCGGAGAAGAAGGTCCCAGCGCTCGATCACGACGGGACCGTCATCGTCGAGAGCATCGCCATCGCCCAGCACCTGTGCGAGTTGTTCCCCGACGCCGGTCTCCTGCCGCCTGCCGGCACGCCCGAACGCGCCAAGTGCCTCGAATGGCTGGCGTGGTACGCGGGCGTGGTGGAGCCGGTCGTCGTCGCGAAGTTCCTCAAGATCGACAACCCGGGTTTCCGGTCCAATTTCCGCGGATGGGACGAACTGGTTGCCCGCCTGTCGGGCACATTGAACGCGCGGGATTACTTGGTGGGCGACAGCTACACCGTGGCCGACCTGATCGTGAACTCGCTGTTCCGGTGGGTGCCCGACCTCGTCCCGGACGATGCGGGCATTCGCGCTTGGGTCGAGCGGTGCAATGCCCGGCCTGCGTCGCAGAACACGATGGCACGCGACGCGGCGCTTGCCACTGTCGAGTGACCTCCGGCAAACGAAAAACGCCCGCTCCTGTCGGAGCGGGCGCCTGTCCCTCGGAATGATCCGAATGCCTTAGCGGCGGATGCCGAGGCGCTTGATGAGGTCCGTGTAACGTGCCTCTTCCTTGGCCTTCAGGTAGTCCAGCAGCTTGCGGCGCTGTGCGACGAGCTTCAGCAGACCACGACGGGAGTGGTTGTCCTTCTTGTGGGTCTTGAAGTGCTCGGTCAGGGTGGTGATGCGAGAGGTCAGGATCGCGATCTGGACTTCCGGGGAACCGGTGTCGCCCTCTTTCGTCGCGTATTCCGTCATCAGGCGTGTTTTTTCTTCTGCAGTGATCGACATCGGGGTCTCCTTTCGGATTAAGGGTCATGGCACAAGCCGGGATGTCGTCCAGCAGGGCCCGTGGAGAAATCCGCCCGGGTGTCCCGAACGGATACGTGCGCATACGCGATTCCATCTGGTTTGGAAAGACCGTTTGTGCCCGGTGTGCCGGGCAGGTCATGGGTGTGGCTGCCTCCCTGATGCCGTGCCGAGCGTGGCGGGGCGGAGCAACGGCACACCCGTCTTCTTGAGCCTTGCGTGCGCTTGGCTGGCTGCGCACGATTGCACAGGCAAGGCGTTAGTGCGGCCCCGCCTCCTTGAAATTGAGACTGCGGCCGAGCGACAGCCGCCGAGTCATCCCCGGCGCTGGCCAAAACGCACGACCTCGTACCTCAGCCGATCAGGACGTCGGCCATACTCTCACCCACAAGCACCAGCCCCTCCAATGTCGGGGCGTCCGCCGTCGGCATGGTGATCAGTACATGGCCATTCAGCACGATCTCCGTGACAGCCTGGTTGTCGGCGGACAAGCGGATTTCCAGTTCCGGTTCCGCGTTGCCCGGACTGTCGTCGAACACGATCACAAGCTGGTCCTCGGCCGCGTCGTAATCGACAAGCTCCGCCGCCGGGCCGGCGATCCAGTCGCCAAGGACCATCGTGTCCGTCCCCTCGCCGCCGTGCACAAGGTCTCCGGATCCTGCGATGATCGTGTCGGCACCGTCACCGCCGTTCAGGAAATCGCCTGCATCCAGGTCGGTGCCATCGACGTCGCGAGTTACGCCGACAAGGAGGTCATTGCCCCAACCGCCCAACAGCGTGTCGGTGCCGCGTCCGCCGCGCAGGAGGTCCGCACCCTCGCGACCGTGCAGGGCGTCATTGCCTGTGCCGCCATCCAGCACGTCGTCTCCCAGCCCGCCCTGCAACACATCCGCGCCGCCGTTTCCGGCGAGGCTGTCGTTGCCGTCGTGGCCATACAGAACGTCCGCACCGCCATCACCGCGCAGCACATCGTCACCGCCATCGCCGTAGAGCGTGTCGTTGCCCTCCTTGCCTCGGAGGGTATCTGCGCCGTCGCCGCCACGCAGGTCATCGGCACCGCCCAGTCCGTCGACCAGGTCATTGCCACCCCCACCGCTCAGCAGATCGGCTGCATCCGTGCCCGTCAGGGTATCGGCGTCGTCCGTACCGTCCTCGGTCAATCCAGCGCCGCCCGCACCCAACGCGCCATCGCCGGGCATGGCTTGCGGTTCGGGCGAGACTGAAGGCGTGTCCACCTGGCTTTCGCCGAACAACCCGGACAAGCCCATCACATCGAACAGGCTCAGCGGCTCGGACACGTCCCGAGCGTCTATTCCGGTTTGCCCGGTCGGTATGTCCATCGGATCGGCAGACGGTCCGGGCCAAGAGATCAACTCTGCAACCGGCGCCGTGTCGGTCGCGTCCTGCAGGGCGGGCAGCAGGCTGTCGACGGAGGTCTCCGCATCGGCAGAACCGATGCCATCCGGTGGCAGACCGTCGTCGTCCAGGTCTTCCTCCACGTCGGCAGTGCCGGCGATCACGATCGATCCGACAGCCATCATGCCCAGCAACCCGACGAGAAAGAACATGGTAGACTGTCCCGATGCAAACTTTGCGGAAGATCACAGATCACCCGTGTCCCAACAACGAAATTCCCCCAAACAGGTTAAGGAAGCGTCGCCCCGTTCCGGAAAGACCGGGTCA
This region includes:
- a CDS encoding sodium:proton antiporter is translated as MNILQIASLLIVLAAVFGTVNYFILKLPSAIGILVVALLTSMGALLLDRLVPSFTLADDIRTIVTNIDFSDALLEGMLGLLLFAGALHVKLSDLKDVWATVLLMATAGVALSTGVIGLGFHWLTGAPILVALVFGALISPTDPVAVMGVLKEAKLPKSLETQVAGESLFNDGVGYVVYLVLIGLAFPAAAAHGAQGGAETSPALDALRLFAQEALGGAALGLVLGWLTFRVMRHIDDYSLEVLMTLALAFGGYELAIALHVSAPIAAVCAGLLIGDIGAKHGMSDLTREYVEKFWVLVDEILNAVLFMLIGVEIFAVQLNMDALVTGVFCIALALLGRTVAVVVPILMLKPFQTFAPGVMPIMTWGGLKGGISVALALSLPESEWKSLILTVTYVIVVFSIIVQGLTVGKLANRVGREPDLV
- the rpsO gene encoding 30S ribosomal protein S15, which codes for MSITAEEKTRLMTEYATKEGDTGSPEVQIAILTSRITTLTEHFKTHKKDNHSRRGLLKLVAQRRKLLDYLKAKEEARYTDLIKRLGIRR
- a CDS encoding glutathione S-transferase family protein, with protein sequence MLTLYHSPMSRSSRIVTLIEELGAQDAVTVRTVGITRADGSGGPDAGNPHPEKKVPALDHDGTVIVESIAIAQHLCELFPDAGLLPPAGTPERAKCLEWLAWYAGVVEPVVVAKFLKIDNPGFRSNFRGWDELVARLSGTLNARDYLVGDSYTVADLIVNSLFRWVPDLVPDDAGIRAWVERCNARPASQNTMARDAALATVE
- a CDS encoding calcium-binding protein, whose product is MFFLVGLLGMMAVGSIVIAGTADVEEDLDDDGLPPDGIGSADAETSVDSLLPALQDATDTAPVAELISWPGPSADPMDIPTGQTGIDARDVSEPLSLFDVMGLSGLFGESQVDTPSVSPEPQAMPGDGALGAGGAGLTEDGTDDADTLTGTDAADLLSGGGGNDLVDGLGGADDLRGGDGADTLRGKEGNDTLYGDGGDDVLRGDGGADVLYGHDGNDSLAGNGGADVLQGGLGDDVLDGGTGNDALHGREGADLLRGGRGTDTLLGGWGNDLLVGVTRDVDGTDLDAGDFLNGGDGADTIIAGSGDLVHGGEGTDTMVLGDWIAGPAAELVDYDAAEDQLVIVFDDSPGNAEPELEIRLSADNQAVTEIVLNGHVLITMPTADAPTLEGLVLVGESMADVLIG
- the pnp gene encoding polyribonucleotide nucleotidyltransferase gives rise to the protein MFKEVKKTLQWGEETLTLETGKVARQADGTVIATLGETSVMANVTFAKTQKEGQDFFPLTVHYQEKYYAAGKIPGGFFKREARPTEKETLTARLIDRPIRPLFVPGFKNEVLVMCTVLSHDLVNDPDIVAMIAASAALTISGAPFMGPIAGARVGYEDGSYVLNPTVDDMHLLRDNPEQRLDLVVAGTKDAVMMVESEAYELTEDEMLGAVMFAHEQIQPVIDLIIDLAEDAAKEPFDFTPPDYSALFDVVKAAGEEKMKAAYAISDKQERVAAVAAVKEEIKAGLTEEQLADSNLGSALKKLESQVLRSDVVVNKRRIDGRALDQVRSIVSETGILPRTHGSALFTRGETQALVVTTLGTGDDEQMIDALQGTYKSNFLLHYNFPPYSVGEVGRVGSPGRREIGHGKLAWRALQAVLPAATDFPYTIRVVSEITESNGSSSMASVCGGSLSMMDAGVPLKAPVAGVAMGLVLEEDGSYGILTDILGDEDHLGDMDFKVAGTENGITSLQMDIKVAGITPEIMKTALAQAKEGRLHILGEMSKAISEAGSFSEHAPRIETMNIPTDKIREVIGSGGKVIREIVEMSGAKVDINDDGVIKIASPNGDSIQKAYDMIYAIVAEPEEGHIYKGKVVKIVDFGAFVNFFGKRDGLVHVSQIENRRLNHPSDVLKEGQEVYVKLLGFDDRGKVRLAMKMVDQETGEELAKEKEAEQAD
- a CDS encoding nitroreductase family protein, whose translation is MFTKSALAYEALPLPARDAMSDAQMRHAADLFLAAMQTRHTVRDFSPRPVPRDLIETCIRTVGSAPSGANHQPWHFVAVANPDLKRRIRAAAEEEEARFYEGAAGDEWLSALEPIGTGPTKPHLEDAPWLIVIFAQRYGLFDDGTRYKNYYVPESTGIAAGFLIAALHQAGLACLPHTPNPMKFLTQLLGRPESEKPIMILACGHPAADATIPRAATIKKPLSEILTIAE